One Capsicum annuum cultivar UCD-10X-F1 chromosome 2, UCD10Xv1.1, whole genome shotgun sequence genomic window carries:
- the LOC107860646 gene encoding serine/threonine-protein kinase BLUS1 isoform X1, which translates to MMEHLSEKKFPVNAKDYKLYEEVGDGVSATVYRALCIPLNEIVAIKVLDLEKCNNDLDGIRREVQTMILIDHPNVLRAHCSFTAGHSLWVVMPFMAGGSCLHIMKSSYPDGFEEPVIATLLREVLKALVYLHFHGHIHRDVKAGNILIDSNGAIKLADFGVAACMFDTGDRQRSRNTFVGTPCWMAPEVMQQLHGYDFKADIWSFGITALELAHGHAPFSKYPPMKVLLMTLQNAPPGLDYERDKRFSKSFKEMVAACLVKDPKKRPSSEKLLKHPFFKQARGNDYLARTILDGLPPLGDRFRMLKAKEADYLLQNKAMYEDKDHLSQQEYIRGISAWNFNLEDLKNQAALLPDYDDVPDVEDSSTRGKLQEGNGDVGSVEERPNRSSVIPHEDELNDDHDLDGSLAAFPIKPLQALKGCFDMCEDDITASSPSWEDTMCSESNQQNHKLSLGKVEDQDGGNDDGENLRQSSSLPRSAIPGHKKFFSGSLLQDNAPSPKKVVTDGEREYPPKYQSERNYSGPLQYRHKKDIGEDSSEGAVVQRKGRFQVTAADLSPKEATSSFFNPVHGGSTSPSNLGLTAASLLPSLQCILQQNTLQREEIMKLIKFAERGSVNPTDFAEVGTSDLPQMPAASVRERELQSRVIQLQQSIGSLVEELQRQKMKNIQLEKKLNR; encoded by the exons ATGATGGAACACCTATCAGAGAAAAAATTCCCTGTCAATGCGAAAGATTATAAGTTATATGAGGAAGTTGGAGACGGCGTCAGTGCAACTGTGTATCGGGCTCTGTGCATTCCTCTTAATGAGATTGTTGCAATCAAGGTTCTAGATTTGGAAAAGTGCAACAATGACCTG GATGGAATCCGGAGAGAGGTGCAGACCATGATCTTGATTGATCATCCAAATGTATTGCGTGCGCACTGCTCATTCACTGCAGGTCACAGCCTTTGGGTTGTCATGCCATTCATGGCTGGAGGATCTTGCCTTCATATCATGAAATCGTCTTATCCTGATGGTTTTGAAGAGCCTGTAATTGCCACATTATTGCGCGAGGTCCTCAAAGCCCTTGTGTATCTTCATTTCCATGGACACATCCATAGAGATGTAAAG GCTGGGAATATTTTGATTGATTCAAATGGCGCTATTAAATTGGCAGATTTTGGAGTTGCTGCTTGCATGTTTGATACTGGTGATAGGCAGCGTTCAAGAAATACTTTTGTTGGAACTCCATGCTG GATGGCACCCGAAGTGATGCAGCAACTGCATGGATATGATTTTAA AGCAGATATATGGTCGTTTGGAATAACAGCCCTTGAACTTGCTCATGGTCATGCACCATTCTCCAAGTACCCACCCATGAAG GTTCTGCTGATGACCCTACAGAATGCACCTCCCGGCCTGGACTATGAACGGGATAAGAGATTCTCTAAG TCTTTTAAAGAAATGGTTGCTGCTTGCTTAGTTAAAGATCCAAAGAAGCGCCCGTCTTCTGAGAAGCTTCTGAAGCACCCTTTCTTTAAACAAGCACGAGGAAATGATTATTTGGCACGCACAATCCTTGATGGCCTCCCACCTCTAGGTGATCGTTTTAGGATGCTTAAG GCTAAAGAAGCAGATTATCTTTTACAGAACAAGGCAATGTACGAGGACAAGGACCATTTATCACAG CAAGAGTACATTCGTGGTATCAGTGCTTGGAATTTCAACCTGGAGGATCTGAAGAACCAAGCTGCTCTT CTTCCGGATTATGATGACGTTCCAGATGTTGAAGATTCAAGTACTAGGGGGAAGCTGCAGGAGGGGAATGGTGACGTtggttctgtagaagaaaggccTAATCGGTCAAGTGTTATACCTCATGAG GATGAGCTGAATGATGATCATGATTTGGATGGTTCACTTGCTGCATTTCCTATTAAGCCTCTTCAAGCACTCAA GGGATGTTTTGATATGTGTGAAGATGACATAACTGCTAGTAGTCCTAGTTGGGAAGATACTATGTGTTCAGAGTCTAATCAGCAGAATCATAAGCTGTCGCTAGGAAAAGTTGAGGACCAAGACGGTGGAAACGATGATGGTGAGAATCTGCGACAGAGTAGCTCCTTGCCACGTTCTGCTATTCCAGGGCATAAAAAGTTTTTTAGTGGTTCACTGCTACAGGATAACGCTCCTTCACCCAAGAAAGTTGTTACTGATGGCGAGAg GGAATATCCTCCCAAGTACCAGTCTGAACGAAACTATAGTGGTCCATTGCAGTATCGACATAAAAAAGATATAG GAGAAGATTCATCAGAAGGAGCTGTTGTCCAACGCAAGGGACGTTTTCAAGTCACAGCAGCAGATCTGAGTCCCAAG GAAGCTACAAGCTCTTTCTTTAACCCAGTTCATGGAGGTTCTACTAGTCCAAGCAATCTAGGCCTAACAGCTGCTTCACTACTTCCATCATTGCAATGCATTCTTCAGCAAAATACTTTGCAAAGG GAGGAAATAATGAAACTGATAAAGTTCGCGGAGCGAGGATCTG TCAACCCCACAGACTTCGCTGAAGTTGGGACTAGTGATCTTCCGCAG ATGCCTGCTGCTTCTGTAAGGGAGAGAGAACTGCAATCAAGGGTCATTCAATTACAACAAAG CATTGGAAGTCTTGTGGAGGAGTTGCAGagacaaaagatgaaaaatattcag ttggaaaaaaaattgaatcgtTGA
- the LOC107860647 gene encoding uncharacterized protein LOC107860647, with translation MGQYFGLSPVIKRGPTTVPGPSIPFPFFNNTPILEPFEFTKEAMDFPVQHKKLSLDIKGNKTDIVICAYDDHFLVIATQIGSMGTILHARKEEGVAIHPTFSVSVLLGKRDEPMLVACGRQIIEHISNAGSSRSLVLSLGLRDHSLPTLKGIVSAVTENCLW, from the exons ATGGGTCAATATTTTGGGCTTTCACCAGTCATTAAACGAGGCCCAACTACTGTACCCGGTCCATCAATTCCTTTCCCTTTCTTCAATAACACGCCAATTTTGGAGCCTTTCGAATTTACAAAGGAAGCTATGGATTTCCCAGTACAGCACAAGAAACTTTCACTAGATATTAAG GGAAATAAAACAGATATAGTTATATGTGCCTATGATGACCATTTTTTG GTAATAGCTACTCAAATAGGAAGCATGGGTACAATACTGCATGCCAG GAAGGAGGAAGGCGTAGCAATCCATCCAACCTTTAGTGTTTCTGTATTACTGGGTAAACGCGACGAG CCTATGCTGGTTGCGTGCGGTCGGCAGATTATTGAACACATAAG TAACGCAGGATCTTCTAGGTCTTTGGTTTTGTCTCTTGGTCTACGCGACCATTCTCTG CCCACTTTGAAGGGTATTGTTTCAGCTGTCACTGAGAACTGCCTTTGGTGA
- the LOC107860646 gene encoding serine/threonine-protein kinase BLUS1 isoform X2, whose translation MMEHLSEKKFPVNAKDYKLYEEVGDGVSATVYRALCIPLNEIVAIKVLDLEKCNNDLDGIRREVQTMILIDHPNVLRAHCSFTAGHSLWVVMPFMAGGSCLHIMKSSYPDGFEEPVIATLLREVLKALVYLHFHGHIHRDVKAGNILIDSNGAIKLADFGVAACMFDTGDRQRSRNTFVGTPCWMAPEVMQQLHGYDFKADIWSFGITALELAHGHAPFSKYPPMKVLLMTLQNAPPGLDYERDKRFSKSFKEMVAACLVKDPKKRPSSEKLLKHPFFKQARGNDYLARTILDGLPPLGDRFRMLKAKEADYLLQNKAMYEDKDHLSQQEYIRGISAWNFNLEDLKNQAALLPDYDDVPDVEDSSTRGKLQEGNGDVGSVEERPNRSSVIPHEDELNDDHDLDGSLAAFPIKPLQALKGCFDMCEDDITASSPSWEDTMCSESNQQNHKLSLGKVEDQDGGNDDGENLRQSSSLPRSAIPGHKKFFSGSLLQDNAPSPKKVVTDGEREYPPKYQSERNYSGPLQYRHKKDIGEDSSEGAVVQRKGRFQVTAADLSPKAMVS comes from the exons ATGATGGAACACCTATCAGAGAAAAAATTCCCTGTCAATGCGAAAGATTATAAGTTATATGAGGAAGTTGGAGACGGCGTCAGTGCAACTGTGTATCGGGCTCTGTGCATTCCTCTTAATGAGATTGTTGCAATCAAGGTTCTAGATTTGGAAAAGTGCAACAATGACCTG GATGGAATCCGGAGAGAGGTGCAGACCATGATCTTGATTGATCATCCAAATGTATTGCGTGCGCACTGCTCATTCACTGCAGGTCACAGCCTTTGGGTTGTCATGCCATTCATGGCTGGAGGATCTTGCCTTCATATCATGAAATCGTCTTATCCTGATGGTTTTGAAGAGCCTGTAATTGCCACATTATTGCGCGAGGTCCTCAAAGCCCTTGTGTATCTTCATTTCCATGGACACATCCATAGAGATGTAAAG GCTGGGAATATTTTGATTGATTCAAATGGCGCTATTAAATTGGCAGATTTTGGAGTTGCTGCTTGCATGTTTGATACTGGTGATAGGCAGCGTTCAAGAAATACTTTTGTTGGAACTCCATGCTG GATGGCACCCGAAGTGATGCAGCAACTGCATGGATATGATTTTAA AGCAGATATATGGTCGTTTGGAATAACAGCCCTTGAACTTGCTCATGGTCATGCACCATTCTCCAAGTACCCACCCATGAAG GTTCTGCTGATGACCCTACAGAATGCACCTCCCGGCCTGGACTATGAACGGGATAAGAGATTCTCTAAG TCTTTTAAAGAAATGGTTGCTGCTTGCTTAGTTAAAGATCCAAAGAAGCGCCCGTCTTCTGAGAAGCTTCTGAAGCACCCTTTCTTTAAACAAGCACGAGGAAATGATTATTTGGCACGCACAATCCTTGATGGCCTCCCACCTCTAGGTGATCGTTTTAGGATGCTTAAG GCTAAAGAAGCAGATTATCTTTTACAGAACAAGGCAATGTACGAGGACAAGGACCATTTATCACAG CAAGAGTACATTCGTGGTATCAGTGCTTGGAATTTCAACCTGGAGGATCTGAAGAACCAAGCTGCTCTT CTTCCGGATTATGATGACGTTCCAGATGTTGAAGATTCAAGTACTAGGGGGAAGCTGCAGGAGGGGAATGGTGACGTtggttctgtagaagaaaggccTAATCGGTCAAGTGTTATACCTCATGAG GATGAGCTGAATGATGATCATGATTTGGATGGTTCACTTGCTGCATTTCCTATTAAGCCTCTTCAAGCACTCAA GGGATGTTTTGATATGTGTGAAGATGACATAACTGCTAGTAGTCCTAGTTGGGAAGATACTATGTGTTCAGAGTCTAATCAGCAGAATCATAAGCTGTCGCTAGGAAAAGTTGAGGACCAAGACGGTGGAAACGATGATGGTGAGAATCTGCGACAGAGTAGCTCCTTGCCACGTTCTGCTATTCCAGGGCATAAAAAGTTTTTTAGTGGTTCACTGCTACAGGATAACGCTCCTTCACCCAAGAAAGTTGTTACTGATGGCGAGAg GGAATATCCTCCCAAGTACCAGTCTGAACGAAACTATAGTGGTCCATTGCAGTATCGACATAAAAAAGATATAG GAGAAGATTCATCAGAAGGAGCTGTTGTCCAACGCAAGGGACGTTTTCAAGTCACAGCAGCAGATCTGAGTCCCAAG GCGATGGTTTCGTAA